CCCGAAGGACCCCGGTGATTCCCCCGGAGATCTCCGGAGAATTTCCCGCCCGACCGTGCCGCCGACCCGTCGATGGTCGCACGGCACGGCCCGGGCGTCACACGGGTTTAGCGCCCGCTTCGCGGTCTCCCCGCATCCGGTCGCCGCCCGCTTCCCCCGTCTCCCCAGCCGTCCTCAGCGGTGACTCTCCGGCCCCTGCGCGGCGGCGCTCTTCCACTCCGGGTGCCCCGGCATGGGGGGCGTCTTCTGGCCGTACAGCCACTTCTCGAAGAATCCGGCGAGGTCACGTCCGGCGACGTCCGACGAGAGCTTCACGAAGTCGGCGGTGGTGGCCACCGCGTCCCTGTGCTCGCTCACCCAGCGTCGTTCCACGGTGTCGAAGGCCCTCTCGCCGATCTCCTGGCGCAGTGCGTACAGGACCAGTGCGCTGCCCTCGTAGACGACCGGCCGGAAGATGCTGATCTTCTGGCCGGGCTGGGAGGGCTTCGGCGCGGCCGGGGGGCCGCCCGCCCGCCGCCAGCCGTCGGAGTTGCCGTACGCCGCCTTCATGCGCTCCTCAAGAGGGCGGTCCTTCTGCGCGTACAGCGCCTCGTACCAGCTGGCGTGCCCCTCGTTGAGCCACAGGTCGGACCAGGAGCGCGGGGAGACGCTGTTGCCGAACCAGTGGTGCGCCAGCTCGTGCACCATGATCGATTCGACGTACCACTCCGGGTATCCGGTGCCTGCGAACAGGGACCGCTCGAACAGGGACAGCGTCTGCGTCTCCAGCTCGAAGCCGGTGTTGGCCTCCGCGATCAGCACCCCGTACGTCTCGAAGGGGTAGCGCCCGACGCGCTCCTCCATCCACGCCAGGTGCGCCGGAGTCTTCTTGAGCCACGGCTCCAGTCTCTTCGCGTCGGCGGCCGGAACCACGTCCCGCACCGGCAGTCCGTGCGGCCCCGTCCGGTGCAGGACGGCGGACTTCCCGATGGAGACCTGGGCGAGCTCGGTGGCCATGGGGTGACGGGTGGTGTACGTCCAGGACAGGGCGTCCTTGCCGCCCTTGACGCCCTTCACCGCGCGGGGCGTCGCGGAGGGCAGTCCGTTGGCGACGACCGTCTGCTCCTTGGGCGCGGTCACCCGGAAGGTGAAGTACGCCTTGTCGGAGGGGTGGTCGTTGCAGGGGAACACGCGGTGCGCCGCGTCGGCCTGGTTGGCCATGGCGAGTCCGTCGCCGGTGCGCACCCAGCCGCCGTCGGAGGCGTCGCCGACGGGGTTGCTG
This is a stretch of genomic DNA from Streptomyces sp. NBC_00237. It encodes these proteins:
- a CDS encoding M1 family metallopeptidase → MLLTSRRLRAALLAAASAFLVGAVLPAPVPLGIGDTLFPHLGNPGYDVLSYDIGLTYDGDNGKPLNAVTRIKARTTETLEHLNLDFAHGTVQSVEVNGARATFATSGEDLVITPASALSSGSRTVITVKHTSNPVGDASDGGWVRTGDGLAMANQADAAHRVFPCNDHPSDKAYFTFRVTAPKEQTVVANGLPSATPRAVKGVKGGKDALSWTYTTRHPMATELAQVSIGKSAVLHRTGPHGLPVRDVVPAADAKRLEPWLKKTPAHLAWMEERVGRYPFETYGVLIAEANTGFELETQTLSLFERSLFAGTGYPEWYVESIMVHELAHHWFGNSVSPRSWSDLWLNEGHASWYEALYAQKDRPLEERMKAAYGNSDGWRRAGGPPAAPKPSQPGQKISIFRPVVYEGSALVLYALRQEIGERAFDTVERRWVSEHRDAVATTADFVKLSSDVAGRDLAGFFEKWLYGQKTPPMPGHPEWKSAAAQGPESHR